Below is a window of Myxococcaceae bacterium JPH2 DNA.
GCAGCAACCGCCGAGCCGCCTCGGGCGTGCTCGCCACCAGGTCCGTCAGGAAGATTTCCTGTCGGAGCAGCGGAGGAGGCGGCGCGCGACGCACCAGATAGACATAGCCCTCCACACCCGAGGCGCCCTCCACCACGTAGCCGTACGCCACCTCACCGCGCGGCTGCCGCACCCGGCTCCACGCGTTCACGCCTCGATCCAGCCAGCCCTGTCGGTGCCGGGCCACGCGGCGATAGCACTCGACGATGGCGGCCTCGTCCGAGGGCCGTACGGGGCGCACGCTCAGGCTCCGCTCGCCCAGCTCCAGGTCGCCAGCGCGCACGCGAACCTCGAAGCGAGAGCCGGCCAGCTCGTATCCCACGCGCCGGTACAGCGGCTGCGTCGCGGGGTACAGGACGGACAGGGGCACCCCCTCCGCGCGCACCTCGCGCAGCAGCGCCTGCATCATCCGCGTGGCCACGCCCGAACCTCGGTGCGCGGGGGACACGCCCACCGAGCCCACGCCCACCATGGGAACCGAACGCCCGCCCAGCCACTGCCCCATGCGCAGATACGACAGCGTGGACGCCACGCTGCCACCCTCGCGGAGCACGCGATAGCCCGCGGCGCCGACGCGCTGCACCAGCGCCAGCGAGTCCGCCGGAGACATCGCGAACGCCTGCGCCACGATGTCCGCCACCGCGGCCTGCTCCTGCTCATCCCGAGGTGGACTGAAATCCGCCTGCGTCTGCTCCACGACCCGCCTCCTCACGGCAGTCCCACGCCGCCACCTGCCTAGCACGGCGCCACCGGAGGGTCAGCCCACCACGCCGCTGCCTTCCGGCCGTTCGCCATCGGGCAAACCACCCACCCCGCCGCTTGCCCGCGTGCACTCCCGCGTGCGAACTTGACTTCGAGGCTTTTCAAGAATTTCCACTTTAAGGCGACACCTCGTCGGAGGCGACATGCACCCTCGTTCGGTCCATCCCTGGCTCGTCGCGGCACTCGTTGTTGGGGGGCTCGTGGCGACGGGCTGTGGTGACAACAACAAGCCCCCGCAGCCCGCCAACTCGGCCCCGCGCCTGACTGGTCCCACCGCACCCTCGGATGAGTTTGCCTCGGGCGAACGCGTGGCGCTGTCGCTGACCGCGACGGACCAGGAAGGCGACACGCTCACGTACGCGTGGACCCAGGAGCCCGCCGCACCCGCGGGGACGTTCAGCAGCACGACGGAGGCGGGCCCCACCTGGTCCGCGCCGTCCGTGACGCAGGACACCTCGTTCGTCCTCGCGGTGTCGGTGTCGGACGGCAAGGGCGGGACGGTGGAAGGCTCCGTGAAGGTGCTGGTCCACGCGGCCCCCATCGTCAACCGCCCGCCTCGCATCACGGACGGACCTCGCGGCAGCGTGACCTCTGTCGCGGGCCCCGCGCCTGTCGTGCTCGGCGTCACGGCCTCGGACGAGGACGGAGACGCGTTGAGCTATGCCTGGACGCAAGCGCCGGCGACTCCCGCGGGGAGCTTCACCGACACGCACGTCCCCGCCCCGGCCTGGAGCGCGCCTGCCGTCACGACCGCTCAGCGCTTCACCCTGAAGGTCGTGGTGTCCGACGCACGGGGCGGCAGCACGCAAGGCGTGGTGGACGTGGAGGTGACGCCGCCCGTGGCCGGCAACACCTCGCCCACGCTGAGTCAGGCGCCCGTGGCCAGCGCGGCCACCGTGGACGAGGGCAAGGCCGTGACGCTGTCCGCCGCCGCCACGGATGGGGATGGCGATGTGCTCACCTACTTCTGGACCCAGGTGTCACCCGCCAGTCCCACGGGCACCTTCGCGAATATGTTCGGCGACCACGTGACGTGGACCGCGCCGCTCGTGCGCAGCACCACGACGTACACGCTGCGCGTCTCCGTCACGGATGGCCGAGGCGGAGTGACTCAAGGCGACGTCACCGTCAGCGTGCGGGACTTGAACCGGCCGCCCACCGTGGCTCCGGCCATCACCGCGCCGGACTCGCTCGTGGCGGGCGACACCGCGACGCTCGACATCGCGGCCACGGATCCAGACGGGGACACGCTCACCTACGCGTGGACGCAGACCGCCCCCGCGAGCCAGGGACACTTCGTCGCGGGCACGAGCGGCGCGAGCGCGAAGTGGTTCTCTCCCGACCTGAGCACCGAGACGTCGTTCACCTTCAGCGTGTCCGTCACCGATGGGCAGAGCGCCCCCGTGGAGCGCACCGTCATCGTGCCCGTGCGCGTGCCGACGTACGCGGACGTGCAGCGCGTGTGGACGCAGAACTGCATGGGATGTCACGACACGCAGAGCACCAACGGACTGGTGCTCGCGGCCGGGAGCAGCCACACCAACCTCGTGGGCATCACCGCACGCAACCCGAACTGCAACACCCTGGCGCGCGTGAGCGCTGGCGATCCCAACAACTCGGTGCTCATCCGGAAGATGTCGGGCACGACCTGCGGTGACCGCATGGCGAAGAACAACCCCACCCTCTTCGACACACAGCCGGGCGACCTCGTCCGGGTGCGCTCGTGGATCCTCGCGGGCGCCAAGGGCCCCTGACCTGCCGTTCCACCGCCATATATGAGAGGGATTCGCCGCCCGAGAGTGTCGAGGACCTGACGCTCGGGCGCGCGCGCCTCACGACGGCGCGAGAAAGCGCGTGACTGGGAGGGGAAGGACGACTGCGCTCGATAGGAGCCATGGCGCATTCTCCTCTCTGCTCGTCGTGCGTGGCCGTGCTCACGGCCCTGGTCCTGCTTCCTCTCGCGTCCGCGTCCGCCGCCAAGATTCCCCTGGGCGACGACGCGAACCTCAACGTCGGCGTCTTGATTCAGCCGCAACTGCAGCTCACGAAGGACGGCGCCCCCGTGGGCCACGTGGGGACCGACTTCTTCCTGCGTCGGGTGCGGCTCATCGTGGGAGGCTCGCTCACGAAGAAGCTGTCGTTCTTCGTCGAGACGGAGCAGCCCAACTTCGGGAAGAACGGCGACTGGAACCCTGCGTTCTTCATCCAGGATGCCTTTGTGTCCTACGAGTTCACCGAGAAGGTCTGGGTGGACACAGGCTTCTTCCTCGTACCGCTCGCCCACCACACGGTCCAGGGCGCCGCGTCTCTGAATACGCTCGACCTCCACGCCGACCTCATCCGCTACCCGCCCACCGCGGGTAAAGCCTTGCGCGATGCAGGCGTCCAGGTCCGCGGCCTCGTCGGGCCGCTGTCCTTCCGCGCCGCCATCCTCCAAGGCGTGGAGGGCGCGGTGCTGGACTCCGGGCAGACCGTCAACCCGGACGACCTGCCGCGCGTGGTGGGCATGGCGCGCTGGAACTTCCTCGGCCGCGAGGAGGACATGTTCCTCAAGGGCATCTACTTCGCGAAGGCGCCGCTCGTGTCCGTGGGCGTGGGCACGGACTACCAGTTCGCCTCTGTCGCGACAGCCTCCGGCGTGCACGACGCGCTGGCGCTCGCGGCGGATGTCTTCGTCGACGTTCCCTGGAGCGAGCAGGACGAACTCATCTTCCAGACCGACGTGCTGTCGTGGCAGCAGGGCTTCGACAACCCGCGCAGCGGCACGGGGTTCTTCGCGGAGCTGGGCTGGCGCCACGGCATCGTCGAGCCCCTCTTCTCCGCCGAGTACTTCGCCTCGCGCGTCGACGCGAGGGACCTGCTCGCGCTGCGCCCCGGGTTCAACCTCTGGTTCAACCAACACACCTTCAACCTGAAGACCGAGGTCGCCGTGTCCTGGCAGGGCGACATCTCCCAGGCGCGCACGGGCATCGCGGGCACCGCGCAGCTCCAGCTCTACTACTGACGCGCCTTGCCTCGGCGCGCGCGAGCGATGACCTGCTAGGCTCGCCGCGTGCCACCGGAGACATCCGTCACCTTGGGGACCGACGGGTCCTCCTGCTGGGAGCTGGCCCGGCGCCCCATCTCCCTCCGGCTGCGGCCCTACGTGCGCTCGTGGCTCGGCTACTCCGAGTCCGCGCCCCTCCTGAGTCGGCGGCGCGAGCTGCCCGCCCCGCAGGTCGTCGTCATCTTCGAGTTCGGCCCACCGCTGCGCGTGTCGTCGAGCGGCTCCGAAGCCTGCGTCCAGCACCACGCGGGCGGGTTCATCGCCGGGGTGGATGACAGCTTCACCGTCACCGAACACGACGGCCGGCAAGCGGGAGTCCAGGTCAACCTGACGCCCTTGGGCGGGAGGCTGCTGCTCGGCGTGCCCATGCGTGAGCTGGCGCGAAGGGTGGTCGCATTGCCCGACGTGCTCCGGGAACAGCGAGGACTGGCGGACCGCCTCGCGAACGCGCCGTCCTGGGACGCGCGCCTGGATGCGGTCGAGCAGGCCTTGCTGGCACGGCTCGACTCGGCGCGAACGCCTTGCGCGCCCATCACCTGGGCGGTGCAACGCATTGAAGCCACGACGGGGCGCGTGCGCGTGGGCGCGCTCACCGAGGCGCTCGGCTATAGCCGCAAGCACCTCAACACGCTGTTCCAGGAACACGTCGGGCTGTCGCCCAAGCTGTACGCGGAGCTGGTGCGCTTCGAGTCGCTGACGCAGCGACTGAAGTCAGGCGCACGCGAGTCCTGGGCCACGCTCGCGTTCGACCTGGGCTTCGCGGACCAGGCCCACCTGTCGCGCGAGGTGCGCCGCTTCGCGGGCGTCTCGCCCACCGAGGCGCGCGCCCTGTTGGCGGGGCCCTTCGCCGAGCCGTTGCCGTAGGTCACATTCGTTCAAGACGGTCCGAGAGCCCCGGCGGTACACGACCGTCATGCTCGAACCCAAACCTGTCTCCGAGTA
It encodes the following:
- a CDS encoding GNAT family N-acetyltransferase, encoding MEQTQADFSPPRDEQEQAAVADIVAQAFAMSPADSLALVQRVGAAGYRVLREGGSVASTLSYLRMGQWLGGRSVPMVGVGSVGVSPAHRGSGVATRMMQALLREVRAEGVPLSVLYPATQPLYRRVGYELAGSRFEVRVRAGDLELGERSLSVRPVRPSDEAAIVECYRRVARHRQGWLDRGVNAWSRVRQPRGEVAYGYVVEGASGVEGYVYLVRRAPPPPLLRQEIFLTDLVASTPEAARRLLRFLGDHRSLVHEIAWFGGSNDPLLMLLREQTYQVKLHMHWMLRLVDVRGAMEARGWPEEVSGALHLEVEDDVFAENRGRFVLEVSGGSARVRAGGEGRMRLHVRDLASLYTGFQSAEALRQVGLVQADDGSVRTASALFASVAPSLCDMF
- a CDS encoding PKD domain-containing protein, whose amino-acid sequence is MHPRSVHPWLVAALVVGGLVATGCGDNNKPPQPANSAPRLTGPTAPSDEFASGERVALSLTATDQEGDTLTYAWTQEPAAPAGTFSSTTEAGPTWSAPSVTQDTSFVLAVSVSDGKGGTVEGSVKVLVHAAPIVNRPPRITDGPRGSVTSVAGPAPVVLGVTASDEDGDALSYAWTQAPATPAGSFTDTHVPAPAWSAPAVTTAQRFTLKVVVSDARGGSTQGVVDVEVTPPVAGNTSPTLSQAPVASAATVDEGKAVTLSAAATDGDGDVLTYFWTQVSPASPTGTFANMFGDHVTWTAPLVRSTTTYTLRVSVTDGRGGVTQGDVTVSVRDLNRPPTVAPAITAPDSLVAGDTATLDIAATDPDGDTLTYAWTQTAPASQGHFVAGTSGASAKWFSPDLSTETSFTFSVSVTDGQSAPVERTVIVPVRVPTYADVQRVWTQNCMGCHDTQSTNGLVLAAGSSHTNLVGITARNPNCNTLARVSAGDPNNSVLIRKMSGTTCGDRMAKNNPTLFDTQPGDLVRVRSWILAGAKGP
- a CDS encoding AraC family transcriptional regulator, coding for MPPETSVTLGTDGSSCWELARRPISLRLRPYVRSWLGYSESAPLLSRRRELPAPQVVVIFEFGPPLRVSSSGSEACVQHHAGGFIAGVDDSFTVTEHDGRQAGVQVNLTPLGGRLLLGVPMRELARRVVALPDVLREQRGLADRLANAPSWDARLDAVEQALLARLDSARTPCAPITWAVQRIEATTGRVRVGALTEALGYSRKHLNTLFQEHVGLSPKLYAELVRFESLTQRLKSGARESWATLAFDLGFADQAHLSREVRRFAGVSPTEARALLAGPFAEPLP